In Thermomicrobiales bacterium, one DNA window encodes the following:
- a CDS encoding dihydrodipicolinate synthase family protein, producing the protein MTELRGCIPILCTPFDAEDAIDRAGMRAQIDWVLSEGASGVATLALASEGYKLTDRERDEVTALVVEHVAGRVPVVVSADGAGTAVAVDRAVRAAAIGADALMVLPPYLVKPGPAALMEYYTRIGNSVDIPVMIQDAPQLTGVSMSPALWVQIHRQAKNVCYVKAEGTPQGATISAALAESDGQLRVFCGWGGLGILDALERGAVGSMPAANFTSVFARIHAAWDSGNRTAAVDLLNGALPYSVWAMQSLDHSVTAAKRELKRRGVIANDRLRQPTTPLDSVGVAQLEQWIDSILTLTAD; encoded by the coding sequence ATGACCGAGCTGCGGGGGTGCATACCGATTCTCTGCACGCCGTTCGATGCGGAGGACGCTATCGACCGAGCCGGGATGCGCGCGCAGATCGATTGGGTGCTGTCCGAAGGCGCGTCCGGTGTGGCCACCCTGGCCCTCGCGAGCGAGGGATATAAGCTCACCGACCGGGAGCGAGACGAAGTCACAGCGCTCGTCGTCGAGCATGTTGCCGGCAGGGTTCCGGTGGTCGTTTCGGCGGATGGCGCGGGCACGGCGGTGGCCGTCGACCGTGCCGTTCGCGCGGCCGCCATCGGTGCGGACGCGTTGATGGTGCTACCGCCGTACCTGGTCAAGCCGGGACCTGCTGCATTGATGGAGTACTACACTCGAATCGGCAACTCGGTCGATATTCCGGTCATGATCCAGGATGCGCCCCAACTGACAGGGGTATCGATGTCCCCGGCACTTTGGGTTCAGATTCATCGGCAGGCGAAAAACGTCTGCTACGTGAAAGCCGAAGGCACGCCGCAGGGGGCAACGATTTCCGCGGCGCTCGCGGAGAGCGACGGACAGCTGCGCGTCTTTTGCGGTTGGGGCGGGTTGGGCATTCTCGACGCGCTCGAGCGCGGGGCAGTCGGCAGCATGCCAGCCGCCAACTTCACCAGCGTGTTCGCCCGGATCCACGCGGCCTGGGATTCCGGGAATCGGACAGCAGCCGTTGATCTACTGAATGGCGCGCTTCCGTATTCGGTGTGGGCCATGCAGTCGCTCGATCACTCCGTCACCGCTGCCAAGCGTGAGCTCAAGCGACGTGGGGTGATTGCCAACGATCGACTGCGCCAGCCGACCACACCGCTGGATTCTGTCGGAGTCGCCCAGCTCGAGCAATGGATCGATTCGATACTGACACTGACGGCAGATTGA
- a CDS encoding class F sortase, whose product MATSRARFIKALWAFLMVATLSLGGLTVAFAQDSRIEPSTLGEMPTSGGLRPGPAGAFVQTATPEAKGVIPVAIQIPNAFVDAQVESIDIVDGVMQDPTGPWVISWYKQSPGLGAVGNILMAGHLDYWDVGPAVLYNVNNLNQGDTISVTGEDGVIYTYEVDWRENFATANAPLDKIVGPTDNESLTIITCGGPFDYTNGVYLERTIVRAHRVETPVTA is encoded by the coding sequence ATGGCAACGTCCCGGGCACGCTTTATCAAGGCGTTGTGGGCTTTTCTCATGGTAGCGACCTTGTCATTGGGCGGGTTGACGGTCGCATTCGCGCAGGATTCCCGCATCGAGCCGAGCACGCTGGGTGAGATGCCAACCAGTGGCGGTCTGCGACCCGGTCCGGCTGGCGCATTCGTGCAAACCGCGACCCCGGAAGCGAAGGGCGTTATTCCTGTCGCCATTCAGATCCCGAATGCCTTCGTCGACGCACAGGTCGAGAGCATCGATATCGTCGATGGCGTCATGCAGGATCCGACGGGACCGTGGGTGATTTCCTGGTACAAGCAGTCTCCGGGGTTGGGCGCGGTCGGCAATATTCTGATGGCTGGACACCTCGACTACTGGGACGTGGGGCCGGCGGTGCTCTACAACGTCAACAACCTGAATCAGGGTGACACCATCTCGGTCACAGGCGAAGACGGCGTCATCTACACCTATGAGGTCGACTGGCGTGAGAACTTTGCCACTGCAAACGCGCCGCTCGACAAGATCGTCGGTCCGACCGACAACGAGAGCTTGACCATCATCACCTGCGGTGGACCGTTCGATTACACCAACGGCGTCTACCTGGAGCGCACCATCGTCCGCGCGCATCGAGTCGAGACCCCGGTAACCGCCTAA
- a CDS encoding GNAT family N-acetyltransferase: protein MIVLIPITIQNWETAASLDVDEHQRAFVRSNAWSIAESLYHPELVPLGIYRGGTMVGFVMYGTAEQDGQVWLFRLMIDKRYQGQGLGKEALQRVIRRMRDEGYTEVDVGWHPENSVAERLYLNQGFEPTGIADWGEKTARLDLTQ, encoded by the coding sequence GTGATCGTTCTGATTCCGATCACCATTCAGAACTGGGAAACGGCGGCCTCGCTGGACGTCGACGAGCACCAGCGAGCGTTCGTACGTTCCAACGCCTGGTCGATCGCCGAATCGCTCTATCACCCGGAACTCGTCCCACTGGGCATCTATCGAGGCGGGACGATGGTCGGATTCGTCATGTATGGGACGGCCGAGCAAGACGGACAGGTGTGGCTGTTCCGCCTCATGATCGACAAACGGTACCAGGGACAGGGATTGGGAAAAGAAGCGTTGCAACGGGTGATCAGACGGATGCGCGACGAGGGCTACACCGAGGTCGACGTCGGCTGGCACCCCGAAAACAGTGTGGCGGAGCGTCTCTACCTGAATCAGGGGTTCGAGCCAACTGGCATCGCCGACTGGGGAGAGAAAACAGCCCGGCTCGACCTGACGCAGTAG
- a CDS encoding sugar kinase has protein sequence MSEQATKRPRVVTFGEGMVRLTPPRNERIERTISLDLSPGGAELNTAVTLACLGVEAEWVSRLPNNGLGHYLARQSRAHQVDLSHVNWVGDEDGRMGLYLLEEGTDPRPSAVLYDRQHSAFARLKPGEFDWGEIFSGASAFHISGITPAVSEAARAESMTAIQAANKANVPVFFDLNYRSKLWSEAEARHCFMEIAPLVDVMFASRSGLNTFFGIEGDHEAAMATALHKLGIAVCVMTRKKGKRSRSLKLAGMALGPSGHLHQTDWTEVEVVDRLGGGDAFAGGFIAGYIEDPANLNRSLELGLAASALKHTMPGDFLAANRAEIEAAILATDGGVLQR, from the coding sequence ATGTCCGAGCAAGCGACGAAGCGTCCGCGAGTGGTCACGTTCGGTGAGGGGATGGTCCGGCTGACTCCGCCGCGGAACGAGCGGATCGAACGGACGATCTCGCTCGATCTGAGCCCAGGCGGCGCCGAACTCAACACCGCGGTAACGCTCGCGTGCCTGGGCGTCGAGGCGGAATGGGTCTCCCGCTTGCCCAACAATGGACTGGGACACTACCTCGCCCGCCAGAGCCGCGCGCATCAGGTCGATCTGTCGCACGTCAACTGGGTCGGTGACGAGGATGGGCGCATGGGCCTCTACCTGCTGGAGGAAGGCACCGATCCTCGTCCCTCCGCAGTGCTCTATGACCGGCAGCACTCGGCCTTCGCACGCCTGAAACCGGGAGAGTTCGACTGGGGCGAGATCTTCTCGGGCGCAAGCGCATTTCACATTTCCGGGATCACGCCAGCGGTAAGCGAAGCGGCGCGAGCCGAGTCGATGACTGCGATCCAGGCAGCCAACAAGGCGAATGTGCCGGTGTTTTTCGACTTGAACTACCGTTCGAAGCTGTGGTCCGAGGCAGAAGCGCGCCACTGCTTCATGGAGATTGCTCCGCTGGTCGACGTGATGTTCGCCTCACGCAGCGGTCTGAATACCTTCTTCGGCATCGAAGGAGACCATGAAGCCGCGATGGCGACCGCGCTTCACAAACTTGGTATCGCCGTCTGCGTGATGACCCGCAAGAAGGGCAAGCGCTCGCGCTCGCTCAAGCTTGCAGGAATGGCGCTTGGTCCAAGCGGACACCTGCACCAGACGGATTGGACCGAGGTGGAGGTCGTCGACCGGCTTGGCGGGGGAGATGCCTTTGCTGGCGGATTCATTGCCGGCTACATCGAGGACCCTGCGAATCTCAATCGGTCGCTGGAGCTCGGATTGGCCGCCTCGGCGCTCAAACACACAATGCCGGGCGATTTCCTTGCCGCCAACCGTGCCGAGATCGAAGCTGCCATCCTGGCAACCGACGGCGGCGTGCTGCAACGGTGA
- the thrB gene encoding homoserine kinase — translation MRFRVKAPASSANLGPGFDALGLALDLWNELEIDTDGEPGAVTVEGADGSLLADKQNYSLNAMQELAHLHGKELPGFSMAIRANVPVARGLGSSAAALACGLVAGNEVAQLGLSMNDLFLHSWQMEGHGDNVGAAFFGGAILAVVGMSHAILLSNGDDLGLMAVTFIPEATSATWAARAALPSTIPLPDAAFNVGVASGLTWGLATGNREAIAAGMRDRLHEPYRARLFPHLTPMTDAARQAGAIGASLSGAGPTILTLVEPENADAVCAALSEVAREHEVQGEVKPLKPTSCGVSIEHL, via the coding sequence ATGCGCTTTCGCGTTAAGGCTCCCGCCTCCAGCGCCAATCTCGGACCCGGTTTCGATGCGCTTGGACTTGCGCTCGACCTCTGGAATGAGCTCGAGATCGACACCGACGGCGAGCCGGGGGCGGTGACGGTCGAAGGGGCTGATGGCTCGCTGCTCGCCGACAAGCAGAACTACAGTCTCAACGCCATGCAGGAACTTGCGCACCTGCATGGCAAGGAGCTGCCAGGGTTCTCGATGGCTATTCGGGCCAATGTCCCGGTGGCGCGTGGGCTCGGCAGTTCTGCGGCCGCGCTGGCATGCGGGTTGGTGGCTGGCAACGAGGTTGCTCAACTCGGATTGAGCATGAACGATCTTTTTCTGCATTCCTGGCAGATGGAAGGGCATGGCGACAACGTCGGCGCGGCCTTTTTCGGCGGCGCGATCCTTGCTGTGGTCGGGATGTCTCATGCCATCCTCCTTTCCAATGGCGACGATCTTGGCTTGATGGCTGTGACCTTTATTCCCGAGGCAACGAGCGCCACCTGGGCCGCCAGAGCTGCGTTGCCTTCCACGATTCCTCTGCCAGACGCCGCGTTCAACGTCGGCGTCGCATCCGGGCTCACCTGGGGGCTGGCAACTGGCAACCGGGAAGCCATCGCGGCCGGCATGCGTGATCGTCTGCATGAGCCGTACCGCGCTCGACTCTTTCCCCATCTCACACCGATGACCGATGCCGCCCGGCAGGCGGGTGCGATCGGCGCCTCGTTGAGCGGAGCCGGTCCGACGATCCTCACGCTGGTCGAGCCCGAGAACGCTGACGCGGTTTGCGCCGCGCTTTCCGAGGTTGCCCGCGAGCACGAGGTCCAGGGAGAGGTCAAGCCGCTCAAGCCCACATCGTGTGGAGTTTCGATCGAGCATCTATAG
- the thrC gene encoding threonine synthase has product MSVCPACGGLFEADLALGPLDRGAFDRDSTGARFFSGVWRYQPMLPQLPQDSIVSRAEGRTPIYWDERISAYAGVRLLGLKHEGQNPTASFKDRGMTVGVSHAKAIGARIVACASTGNTSASLASYAAAGGMQGLVIIPEGKIAGGKLAQTIAMGARIVQVDGDFDIALALLRQLTDKYPVYLVNSVNPFRIEGQKTIVIEMLEQLNWEVPDVIVLPGGNLGNTAAFGKALSDLAKTGLIDRLPRLMTIQAEGAAPFADYFDSGFDRYEAVKAETVATAIKIGDPASIERARRAIQLTDGHVARVSDDEILAAKSWIDRVGIGCEPASAASLAGVKKLVAEGHIDPEATVVGVLTGQLLKDADAVIGYHLGTLGGPDRPNVNRPVTIEPTMDALERTLDDALSR; this is encoded by the coding sequence GTGTCGGTTTGCCCTGCATGCGGTGGCTTGTTCGAGGCCGATCTCGCGCTTGGCCCGCTCGACCGGGGGGCGTTCGACCGGGATTCTACTGGGGCCAGGTTCTTTTCCGGCGTTTGGCGCTACCAACCGATGCTGCCACAGCTGCCCCAGGATTCCATCGTTTCACGGGCGGAGGGGCGCACCCCCATCTACTGGGACGAGCGTATCTCGGCCTACGCCGGTGTGCGCCTGCTTGGTCTGAAGCATGAGGGGCAGAATCCAACCGCCTCCTTCAAGGACCGAGGCATGACCGTTGGGGTCAGCCATGCAAAGGCCATCGGCGCCCGGATCGTCGCGTGCGCTTCGACCGGCAACACGTCGGCCTCGCTCGCCTCGTACGCAGCGGCCGGCGGCATGCAGGGACTTGTGATCATCCCGGAAGGGAAGATCGCCGGCGGAAAGCTCGCTCAGACGATTGCGATGGGCGCCCGAATTGTGCAGGTCGACGGGGATTTCGATATCGCCCTTGCGCTGTTGCGCCAGCTGACTGACAAGTACCCGGTCTATCTCGTCAACTCGGTCAACCCTTTTCGTATCGAAGGGCAGAAGACCATTGTCATCGAGATGCTCGAACAGCTCAACTGGGAAGTCCCGGATGTGATCGTGTTGCCGGGCGGCAATCTGGGAAACACAGCTGCATTCGGCAAGGCGCTATCCGATCTCGCCAAGACCGGACTAATCGATCGGCTCCCTCGTCTGATGACAATTCAGGCCGAGGGAGCGGCTCCCTTTGCCGACTATTTCGACTCGGGTTTCGACCGATATGAGGCCGTCAAGGCGGAAACCGTGGCAACCGCCATCAAGATCGGCGATCCGGCCAGCATCGAACGCGCCCGGCGCGCGATTCAGCTGACGGACGGGCATGTCGCGCGCGTTTCGGACGATGAGATCCTGGCTGCCAAGTCATGGATCGACCGGGTGGGGATCGGTTGCGAACCCGCCTCTGCCGCATCGCTGGCAGGGGTGAAAAAGCTGGTCGCCGAGGGACACATCGATCCAGAAGCGACGGTTGTCGGCGTCCTCACCGGTCAATTGCTCAAAGACGCTGACGCGGTCATTGGTTACCACCTTGGGACGCTCGGCGGTCCGGATCGACCGAACGTCAACCGGCCGGTCACGATCGAGCCAACCATGGACGCGCTGGAACGGACACTCGACGATGCGCTTTCGCGTTAA